The genomic stretch ATTCAGAAAGGATAAGTGAAAATATGGATATAGCTCAATTATCATATTCCTTAGCAATGCAAAATACCGCTACCGCATATAGTTTTGCCGTTATGAATCTTTCTTTGGATACGGTTGAAACTGCAGGTGATGGAATCGTCAAAATGATGGAAACTTCCGTAAATCCCAATATCGGCGGTAATATTGACATTAAGTTATAGTATGGAATAATGAATTCCATCAAAGAAAACATCTGCAGGCCCATGGGGTTTTGCAGATGTTTTTTTATTTACAGGGTTAGAAAGCACTATTCTGATAATTGTTGGCATTATACTACTATTCCTCAATTTTTTACGTGAATATAATATTCATTAGTAAGGAATGACCGCGTTGACTTTCCATGAGCTTTTTCGGGAAGTACACAGTGCTTTCCCAGTGATTACAGGAAAGGAGCCTGAGTATGCCTTAGAATATTATCTGCCAACAGTACTTGCAGGCATGCTCATAATGTTAAAGAATTATGAAAATAGTTGTTTTATCCGGAGGTCTCAGTCCGGAAAGAGATGTATCTTTATCCTCCGGCTGTCTTATTGCCAATGCACTAATGGATGCCGGTTACGAGGTAGCACTTGCCGATGTATATATGGGATTAGATATCCCCAACACTAATCCAGATACCCTCTTCTTAAGCAAAGAAGAGGGTATCAGACACGAACACCATATCCCGGATAAAATTCCTGATTTGGAGGAGCTCATAGCAAGCAATCAGGGAAGAACAGAACTGATTGGTGAAAATATCCTTGCCCTGTGCAAAATGTCTGATGTGGTATTTCTCGCACTACACGGTTCCATGGGAGAAAACGGGCAACTCCAGGCTGTTCTGGACTGCTGGCAGATTCCTTATACCGGTACTGGTTATGCCGGCTGTCTTCTGGCAATGGATAAAGACTTAAGCAAAAAACTCTTAAAGGCGGAGGGTGTTCCCACCGCCCCATGGATAACAGAAGAAGCAGCTGAAATAACCCCTGAAAAGATAACAAACTCCATTGATTTTCCTTGTGTTGTAAAGCCGATCAGTAACGGTTCCAGCATTGGTGTTTCCTTTGCATATTGCCAGGAAGAACTCTCATCTGCCTTAAGTCTTGCAACAGAGAAAATAGCATCTTTTGGCTCCGGTAAAGTTCTGGTTGAAAAAATGATTAAAGGCAGGGAGTTCTCTGTTGGAATTCTTGAGAATACTGCCCTGCCAGTAATAGAGATCATTCCAAAGGAAGGTTTCTATGATTATAAAAATAAGTACCAGCAGGGACTTACAAACGAATGCTGTCCGGCAGATTTACCCGAACCGTTAAGGGAAAAAGTACAATTACTTGCATTAAAGGTACACAAAACCCTGCACCTTGGCTCCTATTCCAGGATAGATTTTATTTTAGACGAAGCCAATGAATTCATCTGCCTGGAAGCTAACACGCTTCCAGGAATGACACCAATGAGCCTCCTTCCTCAGGAAGCAAAAGCAGCCGGGATCTCCTATGAAGATTTATGCAAAAAAATTGCATTGCTTGGAGTACGTTAAAACACCTCCAGGGTTCCTTTCCTTCTGGCTGTTTTTTCAATTCCTTTGATTAACAGCCAGGACAGGAAATAATAACCTGCGCCAATCCCTGCTTCCTGCAATAAAAGCATTACAAATTTCTCAATTATGACTCCTGAGAACAGCATATTGACCGCTTCAATACTGCGGGTCAAAGGGATCAGCCGGGATATGAGCCTTCCAGCTATGGGCAGTTGGGATATTGGGAAGTTCGCTCCGCAAAATATCATAAGGATATAGGAAATAAAATTCAATACAAAATGCATCTGGTCAGTTATCAGACCAAAGATGCCGATAAACAATCCAAACCCGGCAGCCGCAAACATTGCAACAATAACAGCCGTAAAAAACAGCAGCAGATTAATTTGAGAGAAATTCACCTGAAACAATAAACTTCCGGCAAAGAAACCAAAGGTAACGGTTACCACCGCGGTGATACAAGTGAATAATCCCTTATGAAGTATGATCAACAGCTTCCCCTCAGGGGCTGCAACAAGACTTCTGATACAGCCATAGGCTCTCTCTGCCATAAAGGTACTGCCAAGAGTAAATATACAGGTATTGACGCATAGCAGAAAGGAATTTCCCACCACCCACCGGGTCAGATTATCCGTGTTATAACTATAGCTTGCAAGAACACAGTAGAAAATAAGCGTCAGCAGCGGATATATGGTCTCAAGGCATAGAAATTCATCCAATCTGAAAATGGACTGTCTGCTTTTATAACTCAGCCAAGCAAGGGTAAAGAAACGTCTCATCAATTCACCTCCAGTGTTGCTGCTATCCGTACCTGGCGCTCTATTACCACTGCCAGGAAATGCCCCAGTAAAATATAAAGTCCAGTTACTCCGACCAGAATCAGGAGTGTCAGATAATATTCCCTTATGTTAAAGGTATCAGACACACTTAGCCGAAGCAGCTTAACTGCCCAGGTCGGGGAAAGGACATAACTTACAGGCCTTAGGAATACAGGAAGAATATCTGCCGGAAACACAAATCCACATACAAGAATAACAGGTATTTCGATGCAATTCATGTACAACTGCGTTTTTCTTGACAACGTCAGCAGATAGGCTAAAAAAACCGATATGACAGAAAAACTTCCAATTGTGCAAATAAAAGCTGTCAGTAAATAAATTGGATGAGCAACTTCCATCCTTACATCAAATAAAATCTTCGTAGTAGCAAATGATAACAGAAAAGTTATCATACTCAGAATGGTATTCCCTGCTACCTTTCCTGCAATAATGGTTCTAAAACCTGCCGGTGCCATATAGATCAGTGAAAGGGTGCCATTATAACGCTCTCTGTTAATATCTCCGGCTGAAGAAAAGCAGATGCAGCTCCAGAGTGCCATCAATCCTGCTCCCAGTACTACATAAGACAGAAAATCCTCTCGTTGTGAATTAACAAACATCTCGTATAAGAGCACTGTATTGACAACCGGATTTGCCAGCAGACAGAATCGAAACATAGACCTTGCCAGTGAGCTTTTTATCTGAAGCAGAGCTGTTGAAACAATTACATTTAATTCTTTCATTGCCTTTCCTCCAGTATCTTTACGTATACATCCTCCAGTGTTAATTCTTTATTGGTAAAAGAATGAATGCCACTTCCTTTTAAGGCACTAAGAATTGCTTCACTGATATCGGGCTCTGCTATGTATTTCATCATCAGACGGTAACCACCTTCAGCCGGTTCACTTATTACCTCTTTTACCCCTTGAATACCCTTCAGCTTCACTATAATGGATTCATCCACTCTGTCCATTATGATTTCCAGATTTTTATCTTCACCGGTTAATTTTTTTAAATTTACAGGTGTGTCCAACGCTATTAGTTTTCCATGATTTAATATAGCAATCCGGTCACAGAGTTCATCCGCTTCATACATATAATGGGTAGTCAGCAGAATGGTTTTACCTTCTGACTTTAATTTTTTTATAATATCCCGCAGCATTCTGGCTCCTAATGGGTCAAGACCAACCGTAGGTTCATCCATAAAGATTATCTCCGGCTCATTAATCAATCCTCTTGCAATCTGCAGCCTCTGTACCATACCCTTGGAAAAAGTCTCTACCAGGATGTCTGCTTTCTCCGACAGTCCTACCAGCTCTAATATCCTGGTGATTCTTCTATCCGCTTCCTCCTTGCTTATAAGATAAAGACAGGCAAAATATTTAAGATTATCTTTGGCTGAAAGACGTCTGTAAAGTCCCAATTCCCCACCGAAAATAAAATTTATACGCTTTCTGATGAGCTTTTCCTGGGTAAAGGTGTTATAGCCTAAAACCTCACATTTTCCTTTCGTTGGTGCAAGGAGGGTAATCA from Anaerocolumna sp. AGMB13020 encodes the following:
- a CDS encoding YjfB family protein, translating into MDIAQLSYSLAMQNTATAYSFAVMNLSLDTVETAGDGIVKMMETSVNPNIGGNIDIKL
- a CDS encoding D-alanine--D-alanine ligase family protein; the encoded protein is MKIVVLSGGLSPERDVSLSSGCLIANALMDAGYEVALADVYMGLDIPNTNPDTLFLSKEEGIRHEHHIPDKIPDLEELIASNQGRTELIGENILALCKMSDVVFLALHGSMGENGQLQAVLDCWQIPYTGTGYAGCLLAMDKDLSKKLLKAEGVPTAPWITEEAAEITPEKITNSIDFPCVVKPISNGSSIGVSFAYCQEELSSALSLATEKIASFGSGKVLVEKMIKGREFSVGILENTALPVIEIIPKEGFYDYKNKYQQGLTNECCPADLPEPLREKVQLLALKVHKTLHLGSYSRIDFILDEANEFICLEANTLPGMTPMSLLPQEAKAAGISYEDLCKKIALLGVR
- a CDS encoding ABC transporter permease, which gives rise to MRRFFTLAWLSYKSRQSIFRLDEFLCLETIYPLLTLIFYCVLASYSYNTDNLTRWVVGNSFLLCVNTCIFTLGSTFMAERAYGCIRSLVAAPEGKLLIILHKGLFTCITAVVTVTFGFFAGSLLFQVNFSQINLLLFFTAVIVAMFAAAGFGLFIGIFGLITDQMHFVLNFISYILMIFCGANFPISQLPIAGRLISRLIPLTRSIEAVNMLFSGVIIEKFVMLLLQEAGIGAGYYFLSWLLIKGIEKTARRKGTLEVF
- a CDS encoding ABC transporter permease, encoding MKELNVIVSTALLQIKSSLARSMFRFCLLANPVVNTVLLYEMFVNSQREDFLSYVVLGAGLMALWSCICFSSAGDINRERYNGTLSLIYMAPAGFRTIIAGKVAGNTILSMITFLLSFATTKILFDVRMEVAHPIYLLTAFICTIGSFSVISVFLAYLLTLSRKTQLYMNCIEIPVILVCGFVFPADILPVFLRPVSYVLSPTWAVKLLRLSVSDTFNIREYYLTLLILVGVTGLYILLGHFLAVVIERQVRIAATLEVN
- a CDS encoding ABC transporter ATP-binding protein — protein: MPGSRLYTNRIMDKDFVIEVKDLKREFITRKGLINSRKERVMAVDGVSFQVKRGEVFGLLGQNGAGKTTTIKMLITLLAPTKGKCEVLGYNTFTQEKLIRKRINFIFGGELGLYRRLSAKDNLKYFACLYLISKEEADRRITRILELVGLSEKADILVETFSKGMVQRLQIARGLINEPEIIFMDEPTVGLDPLGARMLRDIIKKLKSEGKTILLTTHYMYEADELCDRIAILNHGKLIALDTPVNLKKLTGEDKNLEIIMDRVDESIIVKLKGIQGVKEVISEPAEGGYRLMMKYIAEPDISEAILSALKGSGIHSFTNKELTLEDVYVKILEERQ